The genomic stretch AAACAGATTTGACATAATTACATTTTACCAGACACGTTCTTTGAATATGATTGAAAGAGTGGATTTTTCGCAGACCTGCAAACACCAGGATGGCAGTAACCTGGAAGCGTGCGACGAGTGTTCAAACCGTATGCAGAAGGTCTGCATAAATAAAAACGAGGATTTCATAGCCAAGGTTGAGCCGAAGGTTAAAAGTTTGGTGTACGAAGTTTCATGGTTGTACAACAGGATGGAGCAATTGAAGAATACCGTGAAGATAAAAACGGAAGTGTTGAGGAATAGCACAAAAAACGAGGTGAAACTTCTCGGCGAAGTACAGGACCTGAGACTGGAACTTCAGAGGGTGAAAAGCGAGTTTGAGACTTTGAATACCATGGAAATGCAGAAATGGATGGAACTGTCGAAGCTGGACGAGAGGAAACAGGCAGATATAAACGAATTAAAATCGAAGTTGATCGAGTGCGAGGAGATCCGTGATGAAGAATTGGAGAAAAACATGGAGGCAAAGGGGGAAAAGATATTTGCCGAGATATCACTGGCGGAATGTAAAGACAGTGAGAAAAGCACGATCGCGGAGCTTGAAGAGGCGAGGGAAAAATTGAGGAACACTCAGTGGGAATTGGAACAGCTTCGTAGCGGCAAAGAGCCGATTGATACGACGGAACTCCTCtcggttataaaaaaattgcagaattCAGTCAACGAGTTAAAAGCCGAACGTAATCACGGTCCGACAAATGAATACGACGTGCACCGAGAACCGGAAAGAAAAACGCTGGGCGAAAAGATTTTAGATCGTGCAATGTTGGCGCTGGATAGAAATTAAGAGGGAATCTTTTgacgaacaattttttatactctgaaattttttctacaaatattagaaataagacggacagtttttttttttttttttcatcgttttttacaagtttttcgAACACGTCACCGTTCAAACAAAATGCGAGATAAGAAATTCGAACAGTTATAGTTTTCGCATAATGTAAACGCTTTCAAACTGTTGGTTATTCGTAGTAAACATCGTTCCAATTATGAAAGACACAGTGCGACGGATTTCTTTTAGCGACTAATTGAAATTACACCGATTCAACTTAACGGTTATGTAAAACTTTTACCTCATAGTTTCTAATTTTCTGATAAAAGTTGTCGGACTCTAAACGTTCGGTAAATTGGTTATTAAGCTCGATTGTTACACCTTTAAGTTTAAAACAAATGTTGTTCTCGTTCACTACGTAagtaatttgtaaaattaaacgatACAATTCTCCGAACGAACATCTTTAATCTGTTGTAACAGATAAGCAGATTTTTACACGCGTAGCTTGTATTTCCGTTCGAGTTAtatcgtgatttttttttaaacaactgTGATACGAGGAAATGTTAGATAATTCCTGTATGTAAAAATCATATCCATCCTCTTCACATCCTTCCAAGTATAACTTTGATCACTCGCGGTGTCCGCTGTATTTTTTACCACCATAAATGttctataaataatatattatacattttgattgaatttctCGAGTTTGCTGATCAACGAATTGTTTTACGCGTTGGAAGTTGGAAGCCTAACAACCAAGTTGATCCAACTTTTACCTCATTGTAATATCCCGAGTTTTTTTTCGCTCGATATCTGAAAGATTCTAATTTTCAGGCTTCCGAATGTCTGGAAATATTCAATTAACTGAAAATCCTAAATCTTAACTATTTACAAAAGTTTCGTCAAGTTTATTTCGTAACTTTCAATGTCTCGAATCAATACTCCAACTTTACGCGTTACGATCGTCAGTAGttgtcaaaattataaaaaaaaagaagctctaccaatttttaatatccgactgttacaatttttatatcgcAGACTTCCCCAAATGTTTCGTGACTCtgctatttgaatttttggcCTCTTTGTGTTAGATTCGTGTGAAATTAGTTGCtcggaaaaagaagaaattgtaACCGCAAATAATCGCCCCGAATGAAGCAAATTATgactcgataaaaaaaaaaaaaagaaaagagaaaaaaatggcgaaattcaaattgcagCAGAGAGTCCGCCTGAGTGTTCAAGAGAAATATGTTAGCTGATTCGGTCGGAATCACAGAGGTTGACAAACGAGCTTGGGAATAAATTAACGAAGTTACAACATACACTGGAAAATAAGATTTAAGTTACATTTTAGAATACTATAAGAGTTCACAGGGAATTTTCATATCCTACTGATGCAATTTGAAGAGCTTTTTGATCGATTACGTCCGATAAATTCCGAGAGACGTAATCACGAGCATTGCTTCGTGTGCTTCTGGAGCAAACACTCTTCGTCGCTAATTATCGCATTAAACAATCAACCTTGGCTCGGCAGAGCTGCTCTCGTGAACCTGACAGATAACTCCATTGACGCCATGATTGACTTGTCTTGCATAAGCGCCCATCCTAACGAAAGTGTTCATTCAGTGTAGTCGAAAGATTCGCACGATTAAGAAATGCGTCGATCGGCAGTGATAGTTGTTGGACTGTTGGTGAATGCGGTTTGTGGATTACCGGCCAAGGATCATGTCCAGGATAATAACGTTACGGAAATCCTTCCGGAAATATCGGAActtgaatttaaaaagttaGCTGAAAGTCTTGGAATTCCAATTGACACGTTGCCGGTTTTAAGTGAATCAGAACGGGCCATCTTCGCGAAACTCAGTGTTGAAAATAAGGTAAGCAAAGCTGATAATAACGTGTCGGAAGGTGTCTGTGAATATCAAGTAATTTACCACACGTACAATTTAAcgtcatttataaatttttcctcctGTCTCGGAAGgggaattataaatttacgttAATCGAACAGTtgagaactttgaagaaagtATTTTCTTATTGGTGAACTCCTCTTCTTTTTACATTTCGGTTTGTATGTTCGACCGAATAAATCGCGTGCTTAAAATAACTAAAAGCAAATAATAACTTGACTTTTATTACACGGAGTGAGCAATTAACGGTTTCAACGGTCTAATGCGCATGTGCTAAAATTCTGGAGCAGAGGCAGTTGTTTTGACTGATTGACAAATCGTCGCGTCGTGAGTTCAGATGACAGGTCATCGCGATGTATGAACTTTAACCCTTACTTGCCACACTTACGTAGAATCACATTCGGACCGCAGTGACAAAAAAACGttacaagaaaaaacaaaaaactattTATTCAAAGCTTACTTTAAAGGATTATGTAAGTTATACAGTCAAAATGTAAAACTTGAGTACAGtaaaaatatggaagattgataatttttttacaaaaaaaaaaaaaaaaattatactttgcTTATTTAATCAATATTAAGGGCTAAAATTTTAGCTGAGTCCTCTACCGATTTATcactataaaaataaagatagTAGTCGAGTGGCTTCATAAAAAAGGTAATCATTCCGAGAAATGAAGTGGGAAATTTCGTGAAAACATAAACCATGtgtttttatcgacatattttaatttattcaagccTTAACGATGAAACAGAGCCAGGGTCCTTTAGACCCCAGTGTGGCAAGTAAGTATATTGAAGATTGGGCGTCCTTACAAAACAACTGCTATTGCTCTGGAATTTTAGCTACTCACGCTGTACAGAAAGAATAATGCGTACAAACATGAAAGAAACGCATTCGCGTTTGGAGCATAATTCAATTTCTAGAGTCAACGGCGTGAAGACAATGTCCGTGGTGAAATTTACTGTCAAAATATACCGCTGcgatgaatataaaattgttatGTAAATTACAGAAATCTCAAAGAGAAAAGGAGGCGAACCGAACGAAGGAAGAATCTAAGCATGAGCTTGAAATGTACAAAACGTGGACGGAGCGACAAATCAACGCGCAAGAGGAGCAATACTTGAAATACAGAAAGTGGGCAGAAGAACAGTTTGACTCGATGGAGCGAAAGCTGGAGCAGATTGAGAAGCGGAAAGATTTGCGGGAGAAAATTGTTGGGGATCATCGAAATGGTGAAGGAAACGGAACAGCGGATGAGAGTCGCATCGAGCAGAGAGCGCGTcaaaaaagggaaaaggaaCGAGAGGCGAAAGAGAAAAGTAAAAGACCGAAGAGAGAGTAcgatgataaaattgaatcgCTGGAAGACAAGTTGCAAAAAGCAGAGGATAAACTTTTGCTACAGAGGGTTGAacaagagaaggaaaaaaaagaccgGGAACGCGAAGAGAGGATTCTACTGGACACAGTGGAGCAAGAACGGCAGCAACGCGAGCAGCTGAAAACGGATCATGCTCGAGTGATTCTATTCAAGAATGCGGAATTGAACAAGACACAGGAATCGTTGAATCAGGCTCAGGAGCAGTTGTCGTTACAGAAAGAGGAATGCCGGATGAGGATAGAGGAAGAACACAGACGCGCGGAGGAAGAATTGGAAAGGAATAAAATGATAGCGGAGCGGGAAAATCAGCAGCTACAAAACAGAATGTCGCTCGTAATTGAATCAAAAATTGCGGAATTGGATAGGAAGCAAAAGTTGTTGTCGCAAGCTGAGCAAAGATTGGAACAGCGGAGTAATAAATACGAAGAAGAGAAACGGGAAGAGAGGCAACGTACCGATCAAGCGCTGAAAGAAACCAAGAAGACGGAACAACGGAAACGGGAACAGATGGAACAAGAGCATGTCAAGGCGACTCGGATGATTGAGGAAAAGTTGGAAAAGACGGAGCAGGAGTTGGCGCGGAAGCGGGTGGAATATGAGAAGGAGCGGGAAAATTGGACGCGTGCGGAACATTTGATGCGGGAAAACATGGAAAGCGAACGGCGACAACACGCAAGGCTTATCAATGAGTACACTGAACAAGTTCGGACGCTGCGAGGAGAAACCCAGGAATGCATCAAGTTCTATCAAGGATGTAGAaggatttctcatttttagCAAATTTCTAACCTCGGTTACTTGtcaaattccctgacattACCCGGTTTTCCAAacgcgaatagacattttccCAGGACTCGTTTCAACCTAATTTCTTATTAAAAATTAGACATTG from Neodiprion virginianus isolate iyNeoVirg1 chromosome 3, iyNeoVirg1.1, whole genome shotgun sequence encodes the following:
- the LOC124300666 gene encoding uncharacterized protein LOC124300666, which produces MIKPAVILALLVVMTSALWDEDLELWQPPDSAESILTKAENILEMILEDKPIPENLSKAFSDSVRKDSLTKVHSCDWFGGLFFPSTCKHQDGSNLEACDECSNRMQKVCINKNEDFIAKVEPKVKSLVYEVSWLYNRMEQLKNTVKIKTEVLRNSTKNEVKLLGEVQDLRLELQRVKSEFETLNTMEMQKWMELSKLDERKQADINELKSKLIECEEIRDEELEKNMEAKGEKIFAEISLAECKDSEKSTIAELEEAREKLRNTQWELEQLRSGKEPIDTTELLSVIKKLQNSVNELKAERNHGPTNEYDVHREPERKTLGEKILDRAMLALDRN
- the LOC124300665 gene encoding trichohyalin-like; its protein translation is MRRSAVIVVGLLVNAVCGLPAKDHVQDNNVTEILPEISELEFKKLAESLGIPIDTLPVLSESERAIFAKLSVENKKSQREKEANRTKEESKHELEMYKTWTERQINAQEEQYLKYRKWAEEQFDSMERKLEQIEKRKDLREKIVGDHRNGEGNGTADESRIEQRARQKREKEREAKEKSKRPKREYDDKIESLEDKLQKAEDKLLLQRVEQEKEKKDREREERILLDTVEQERQQREQLKTDHARVILFKNAELNKTQESLNQAQEQLSLQKEECRMRIEEEHRRAEEELERNKMIAERENQQLQNRMSLVIESKIAELDRKQKLLSQAEQRLEQRSNKYEEEKREERQRTDQALKETKKTEQRKREQMEQEHVKATRMIEEKLEKTEQELARKRVEYEKERENWTRAEHLMRENMESERRQHARLINEYTEQVRTLRGETQECIKFYQGCRRISHF